The Flavobacterium johnsoniae UW101 genomic interval GGAACAAGCTTTACAGCATTGGTTACCATTCCAACAGCTGCATTATATAAGAATGCAAAAAGAGCTTCATACAACGGAATATTTAATAAGCTTGCATAAATTCCAAAAACGATACAATAATGTCCTTCGGATTTTTTCTCAAAAATTGCTTTTTCGTATTCGTTAATTATCTCATCTGCAACCTGGCGTTTAAAGATTTTGATAAGTCTTACTCCTAGTTTTTGGCTTGCCTGCCTAATTTCACGGGCCGTTTTTAATGCTGCGCACTCATCATCAAGTAAAAACAATGCGCTGGTATTTTTAGACTGTGCAGCTTCATAAGCGAGTTTTACAAATGCTGCATCATTGTATAATAAATTGTTTGTAAGCATATTGTGAACAAATAACATAGCAGATTCCCTATCTTTTACTAATCCCTGCTGTACATAAGTTTCCAGTCCGTTTGAGTGTGTGTAACCTCCAATTGGCAATGTTGGATCACTTAGGTGTAATAAGCTGCCTATAAAATTTTTCATTATATATTTTATTAAAAATAAATCCCTTTTTACTTAGCGATATTCATAATTTTAAAAAACAGCGAACTACTTTCTGAATGTCCATGCGGCTGCACAGTAGAGTTTACTATGTTAGTTAATCTTGTAAAGACTTTTTCTGTATGATAACCGCTCGCCGAAAGCCATTTAAAAATAGGCTCTTCAAAAGGAAGCAATACCTCATCATTTTGTATAAACATTGGAAGATGCTTGTTTCCAATCTCGTAGCATACGTTGCCCATTTCAAGCAATGATTTTGGTTTTACCACAATTGCATCGCAGGGAATAATATCAACTACTATTATTTTTTGATCATCTGCATATATTACATCCTCATGTTTTAACCGCTGTCCTTCTTTCAAAAATTTAATGGCAACTTCTTGTCCGTTTTTAGATTTTTTCCGCTGAATTCGTTTAGTAGATTCAAACCATTCTATTTCCAGATAATCTACAACACGGTTTGTGATATCAAATTCCCTAAGGCTTCCTTCAATTTCATTTATAATCATATCTTCTATTTTAAATCATACATTTTTCAAGCATGCCTTGTTTCTTTTTCATATCATTCTAAAGGTTCAATTAGATAGAAACTGCTGCCGGATTAACCAGCAGCGTTTCTTTCTATTTTAGGCTGAACCGCTATTTTAAACTCTAATAATTAAAATAAGAAATAGCGCTGTGCCATTGGAAGATGTGTTGCTGGTTCGCAGATGATTTTCTCACCATCAACACGTACTTCATAATTTTCTGGATTCACAGTAATTTCAGGAGTTTTATCATTATGGATCAGATGTTTTTTTGAAATGTTTCTGCAGCCTGTTACTGGTAAAATCATTTTTTCTAATCCATACTCTTCTGCAATATTGTTTTTAATAGAAGCCTGAGAAACAAAAGTGGCACATGTTTTAGACAGTGCTTTTCCAAAAGCTCCAAACATATTACGATAAAGAACTGGCTGCGGCGTAGGTATAGAAGCATTTGGATCTCCCATACGAGCTGCAATAATCATCCCTCCTTTAATAATAATTTCAGGTTTTGTACCAAACAGCATTGGTTTCCATAATACAAGGTCTGCCATTTTTCCTACCTCAATAGATCCCACATACTGTGAAATACCATGTGCAATAGCAGGGTTAATTGTATATTTAGCCACGTAACGTTTTGCACGGAAATTGTCATTTTTGTTTCCTTTATCTTCTGCAAGGTCACCGCGTTGTTTTCTCATTTTGTCAGCAGTCTGCCAAGTACGGGTAACCACCTCACCTACACGTCCCATAGCTTGTGAGTCTGAACTCATGATACTAAACACTCCCATATCATGCAGGATATCTTCTGCTGCAATGGTTTCCGGACGAATACGAGAATCTGCAAATGAAACGTCTTCAGGAATATTTTTGCTTAAGTGATGGCATACCATCAACATATC includes:
- a CDS encoding urease accessory protein UreF, giving the protein MKNFIGSLLHLSDPTLPIGGYTHSNGLETYVQQGLVKDRESAMLFVHNMLTNNLLYNDAAFVKLAYEAAQSKNTSALFLLDDECAALKTAREIRQASQKLGVRLIKIFKRQVADEIINEYEKAIFEKKSEGHYCIVFGIYASLLNIPLYEALFAFLYNAAVGMVTNAVKLVPLGQLDGQDILHDMQEVIETVAGKTIELDRNHVGLCNIGLDVRCMQHEQLYSRLYMS
- the ureE gene encoding urease accessory protein UreE, encoding MIINEIEGSLREFDITNRVVDYLEIEWFESTKRIQRKKSKNGQEVAIKFLKEGQRLKHEDVIYADDQKIIVVDIIPCDAIVVKPKSLLEMGNVCYEIGNKHLPMFIQNDEVLLPFEEPIFKWLSASGYHTEKVFTRLTNIVNSTVQPHGHSESSSLFFKIMNIAK